In Gossypium arboreum isolate Shixiya-1 chromosome 5, ASM2569848v2, whole genome shotgun sequence, a single genomic region encodes these proteins:
- the LOC108452953 gene encoding NAC domain containing protein 50-like isoform X2 → MGRETSLVADPGPTAVATATATAAKTGSSATALAPGFRFHPTDEELVSYYLKRKVTNKPARFDAIAEVDIYKHEPWNLSDKSKLKTRDQEWYFFSLLDKKYGNGGRMNRATGQGYWKATGKDREVRHNSQLIGMKKTLVFHSGKAPDGLRTNWVMHEYRLIEEELERIGALQGYVLCRVIHKNNIGPPNGNRYAPFIEAEWDDGSAALVPGLDTEDDVAAGNDSIATNDVAATENAATESNGVLRISSEQDIEHPDEDAPPSDDVPRESPNERTDDCTLLPPCKIERSDDCPPLCMPNREAPLSLFGHKRRRHNDFGPNHANVTENSTRNVTENSTRMTQDRWSSTTTTTTTTPPPPSSATTMAVSALLEFSLMESMEPKENLHVPPTPKYNATTNLNSMVPPSCMKLINDLQKEIHNTSIERETLKLEMMSAQTMIDILQSKIDFLSKENENLKKSNRDV, encoded by the exons ATGGGTCGTGAAACTTCTTTAGTTGCAGATCCAGGACCGACCGCGGTGGCGACGGCGACGGCGACGGCGGCAAAGACTGGCAGTTCAGCGACGGCCTTAGCACCTGGGTTTCGATTCCATCCGACTGATGAAGAATTGGTTAGCTATTATTTGAAAAGAAAAGTTACGAACAAGCCTGCCAGGTTTGATGCTATTGCCGAAGTTGATATTTACAAGCATGAACCTTGGAACCTTTCAG ACAAGTCAAAATTGAAAACCAGAGACCAGGAATGGTATTTCTTTAGTTTATTGGACAAGAAGTATGGCAATGGGGGAAGAATGAATAGGGCTACAGGCCAAGGGTATTGGAAGGCCACGGGGAAGGACCGAGAGGTCCGTCATAATTCGCAGCTTATTGGAATGAAGAAGACATTAGTCTTTCATAGCGGGAAAGCTCCTGATGGATTGCGAACCAATTGGGTTATGCATGAGTACCGGCTCATTGAAGAGGAATTGGAAAGGATTGGAGCATTGCAG GGCTACGTGCTATGTAGAGTAATTCATAAGAATAATATTGGACCACCAAATGGAAACCGGTATGCACCTTTCATTGAGGCGGAGTGGGATGATGGTTCAGCCGCTTTGGTTCCAGGATTAGACACTGAGGATGATGTTGCAGCTGGTAATGATTCGATAGCCACAAATGATGTGGCAGCTACCGAGAATGCAGCAACTGAAAGCAATGGCGTCCTAAGGATCAGTTCTGAGCAG GACATTGAACATCCAGACGAGGATGCTCCGCCTAGTGATGATGTTCCGAGAGAGTCACCGAATGAGAGAACTGATGACTGTACTTTGTTACCTCCATGCAAGATCGAGAGATCAGATGATTGCCCGCCGCTATGCATGCCTAATCGAGAAGCACCCCTATCTCTATTTGGGCACAAGAGAAGGCGGCATAACGATTTTGGTCCAAACCATGCAAATGTTACCGAGAATTCAACTAGAAATGTTACCGAGAATTCAACTAGAATGACTCAAGATCGTTGGTCGTCGACGACAACAACCACCACCACCACACCACCACCACCATCATCCGCGACAACAATGGCAGTTTCTGCACTCCTGGAATTTTCGTTAATGGAATCTATGGAACCCAAAGAGAATCTTCATGTTCCTCCTACGCCAAAATACAATGCGACGACTAATCTAAATTCCATGGTGCCTCCTAGCTGCATGAAACTTATCAACGATTTGCAAAAGGAGATCCACAATACCTCCATTGAGAGGGAGACATTGAAGCTCGAAATGATGAGTGCTCAAACTATGATCGACATTCTACAATCGAAAATAGATTTTCTTAGCAAGGAAAACGAGAATCTAAAGAAGAGTAACCGAGACGTGTAG
- the LOC108451185 gene encoding monocopper oxidase-like protein SKU5 — MAFSSNLNWIPLWSALLTVFVTRVNGIDIYLDWNVSLNDGLIPLLEDQQVVVINGMFPGPLINATTDDVVHVNVFNYMDEPLLFTWNGIQQRRNSWQDGVSGTNCPIKPIKNWTYVFQMKDQIGTFFYFPSINFLKASGGYGPIRVNNRDNVPVPFPQPEAEFDLLIGDWYSGDYKHFRKMLETEESAYDVTPDTILMNGMGPFIDSDSLWYETFTVEKGKTYRFRISNIGGTLSLNFRIQSHTMLLVETEGSYTNQITLNSLDVHVGQSYSVLVTADQNDADFYIIASPKLLYATGIAGVGILHYSNSTTLAGGAHPSGPDAFDLGFSMNQAKSIRWNLTTGAARPNPQGSFSVSNIALSQTFILQSSRAEVNGQPRLVVNNVSYFTPDTPLKLADHLTNGTGVYELDEFPVQSVNFDTLYGTSVVSGNYRGWIELVFQNNMDDMDSWHLDGYSFFVVGFGNGHWTPDARNTYNTIDPVARSTTQVYPHGWTAVYAFLDNPGMWNLRSQTLKNWYLGLQLYIRVYDPDPNPAKERPPPENLLFCGEFHYLFVAYSYINPIIFQM, encoded by the exons ATGGCGTTTTCTAGTAATCTAAACTGGATACCTCTTTGGTCAGCATTGCTTACAGTCTTTGTCACTAGGGTTAATGGCATTGATATCTATTTAGATTGGAATGTTTCCCTCAACGATGGTTTGATCCCTTTGTTGGAGGACCAACAG GTTGTTGTAATCAATGGGATGTTTCCGGGGCCTTTGATTAATGCCACAACCGATGATGTTGTTCATGTCAATGTATTTAACTACATGGACGAACCTCTACTCTTTACATG GAATGGCATACAACAAAGACGAAATTCATGGCAAGATGGAGTTTCAGGCACAAATTGTCCAATCAAACCAATCAAAAACTGGACTTACGTGTTCCAAATGAAGGATCAAATCGGCACTTTCTTCTACTTTCCTTCCATAAATTTCCTGAAAGCTTCGGGTGGATATGGACCGATCCGAGTTAACAACAGGGACAACGTCCCTGTCCCTTTCCCCCAACCCGAAGCTGAATTCGATCTTCTTATTGGTGATTGGTATTCTGGTGACTACAAG CATTTCAGGAAAATGTTGGAAACAGAGGAGAGTGCATATGATGTCACCCCTGATACTATCCTAATGAATGGGATGGGCCCTTTTATAGATTCAGATTCACTTTGGTATGAAACCTTCACGGTTGAGAAAG ggAAGACTTATAGATTCAGGATATCAAATATTGGAGGCACATTGAGCTTGAATTTCAGGATTCAAAGCCATACAATGTTGTTGGTCGAAACAGAAGGATCTTACACCAATCAAATTACCCTGAATTCCCTTGATGTTCATGTTGGCCAATCTTACTCTGTTCTCGTCACAGCCGATCAAAACGACGCGGACTTTTACATCATTGCAAGCCCTAAATTACTCTATGCCACCGGCATCGCCGGCGTCGGTATTCTTCACTATTCCAATTCCACCACACTAGCTGGCGGAGCTCATCCTAGTGGACCTGATGCTTTTGATTTGGGTTTCTCGATGAATCAAGCTAAATCCATCAG GTGGAATTTAACCACAGGGGCAGCAAGGCCAAACCCACAAGGAAGCTTCAGTGTATCAAACATAGCACTGTCTCAAACTTTCATCCTCCAAAGCTCAAGAGCTGAAGTCAATGGCCAACCACGCCTTGTTGTCAACAATGTGTCTTATTTCACTCCGGACACGCCGCTGAAGCTGGCCGATCACTTAACTAATGGTACGGGTGTTTACGAACTCGATGAATTTCCAGTTCAATCGGTCAACTTTGATACTTTGTATGGAACATCCGTTGTTTCCGGTAATTATAGAGGGTGGATTGAACTTGTGTTTCAAAACAACATGGATGACATGGATTCTTGGCATTTAGATGGTTACAGCTTCTTTGTTGTTGG GTTTGGAAACGGACATTGGACACCGGATGCACGAAACACGTATAATACCATTGATCCCGTGGCTCGATCGACGACTCAAGTTTATCCACATGGATGGACCGCAGTTTATGCGTTCTTGGACAACCCCGGGATGTGGAATTTGAGGTCTCAAACTCTAAAGAACTGGTACTTGGGTCTTCAGCTTTATATCAGAGTCTACGATCCGGATCCTAACCCTGCCAAGGAGCGCCCTCCGCCCGAAAATCTCCTGTTTTGCGGTGAGTTTCACTATCTCTTTGTTGCATATAGTTACATAAatcctatcatttttcaaatgtGA
- the LOC108452955 gene encoding bZIP transcription factor 60-like, with the protein MEEINWDTLLLEVDLPDFGNILDNEPVTEPPPQPCSTQNPDEEPAVSSWIGEIEKVLMEDDNFDPRVETQPVSDDDFLADLLVDSPPSSGGDVAGVDGADLHKQSQTHTDVDKDDPIAKKQRKQLRNRDAAVRSRERKKMYVKDLEMKSRYLEGECRRLSRVLQCFIAENQALRLTLHKGCAFDASSAKQESAVLLLESLLLGSLLWFLGIMCLFTLPILPKSVLEAVPMANEETQGPERVAPRGAGSNRVGPSFVKSRRCKASRGKMKEISCFMGILIPF; encoded by the exons ATGGAGGAAATCAATTGGGATACCCTTCTGCTCGAGGTTGACTTACCTGATTTCGGGAATATCTTAGATAATGAACCGGTAACGGAACCTCCTCCTCAACCTTGTTCAACCCAGAATCCCGATGAAGAACCGGCGGTGTCTTCGTGGATCGGGGAGATCGAGAAGGTTTTGATGGAGGATGATAATTTTGATCCTAGGGTTGAGACTCAACCTGTCTCCGATGATGATTTCTTGGCCGATTTACTGGTTGATTCACCTCCTAGTAGCGGCGGCGATGTGGCTGGCGTCGACGGTGCTGATTTGCACAAACAGAGCCAGACCCACACCGACGTCGATAAAGACGATCCCATTGCTAAGAAACAGAGAAA GCAGTTGAGAAACAGAGATGCAGCTGTGAGATCAAGGGAGAGGAAGAAGATGTATGTCAAGGATCTTGAGATGAAGAGTAGGTATTTAGAAGGGGAATGTAGACGACTGAGCCGTGTGCTTCAGTGCTTCATTGCTGAGAATCAAGCTCTTCGTCTTACTTTGCATAAGGGTTGTGCATTTGATGCATCCTCGGCCAAGCAGGAGTCTGCCGTGCTCTTGTTGG AATCCCTGCTGTTGGGTTCCCTGCTTTGGTTCCTGGGCATCATGTGCCTCTTCACCCTGCCAATACTGCCCAAGTCAGTTCTGGAGGCAGTTCCAATGGCAAACGAGGAAACACAAGGTCCCGAAAGAGTGGCTCCAAGAGGGGCAGGGAGTAACCGGGTCGGACCATCTTTTGTGAAGAGTAGGAGATGCAAGGCGTCTAGGGGAAAGATGaaagaaatttcatgttttatgggAATTTTAATTCCATTTTAG
- the LOC108452953 gene encoding NAC domain containing protein 50-like isoform X1 yields the protein MGRETSLVADPGPTAVATATATAAKTGSSATALAPGFRFHPTDEELVSYYLKRKVTNKPARFDAIAEVDIYKHEPWNLSDKSKLKTRDQEWYFFSLLDKKYGNGGRMNRATGQGYWKATGKDREVRHNSQLIGMKKTLVFHSGKAPDGLRTNWVMHEYRLIEEELERIGALQGYVLCRVIHKNNIGPPNGNRYAPFIEAEWDDGSAALVPGLDTEDDVAAGNDSIATNDVAATENAATESNGVLRISSEQQDIEHPDEDAPPSDDVPRESPNERTDDCTLLPPCKIERSDDCPPLCMPNREAPLSLFGHKRRRHNDFGPNHANVTENSTRNVTENSTRMTQDRWSSTTTTTTTTPPPPSSATTMAVSALLEFSLMESMEPKENLHVPPTPKYNATTNLNSMVPPSCMKLINDLQKEIHNTSIERETLKLEMMSAQTMIDILQSKIDFLSKENENLKKSNRDV from the exons ATGGGTCGTGAAACTTCTTTAGTTGCAGATCCAGGACCGACCGCGGTGGCGACGGCGACGGCGACGGCGGCAAAGACTGGCAGTTCAGCGACGGCCTTAGCACCTGGGTTTCGATTCCATCCGACTGATGAAGAATTGGTTAGCTATTATTTGAAAAGAAAAGTTACGAACAAGCCTGCCAGGTTTGATGCTATTGCCGAAGTTGATATTTACAAGCATGAACCTTGGAACCTTTCAG ACAAGTCAAAATTGAAAACCAGAGACCAGGAATGGTATTTCTTTAGTTTATTGGACAAGAAGTATGGCAATGGGGGAAGAATGAATAGGGCTACAGGCCAAGGGTATTGGAAGGCCACGGGGAAGGACCGAGAGGTCCGTCATAATTCGCAGCTTATTGGAATGAAGAAGACATTAGTCTTTCATAGCGGGAAAGCTCCTGATGGATTGCGAACCAATTGGGTTATGCATGAGTACCGGCTCATTGAAGAGGAATTGGAAAGGATTGGAGCATTGCAG GGCTACGTGCTATGTAGAGTAATTCATAAGAATAATATTGGACCACCAAATGGAAACCGGTATGCACCTTTCATTGAGGCGGAGTGGGATGATGGTTCAGCCGCTTTGGTTCCAGGATTAGACACTGAGGATGATGTTGCAGCTGGTAATGATTCGATAGCCACAAATGATGTGGCAGCTACCGAGAATGCAGCAACTGAAAGCAATGGCGTCCTAAGGATCAGTTCTGAGCAG CAGGACATTGAACATCCAGACGAGGATGCTCCGCCTAGTGATGATGTTCCGAGAGAGTCACCGAATGAGAGAACTGATGACTGTACTTTGTTACCTCCATGCAAGATCGAGAGATCAGATGATTGCCCGCCGCTATGCATGCCTAATCGAGAAGCACCCCTATCTCTATTTGGGCACAAGAGAAGGCGGCATAACGATTTTGGTCCAAACCATGCAAATGTTACCGAGAATTCAACTAGAAATGTTACCGAGAATTCAACTAGAATGACTCAAGATCGTTGGTCGTCGACGACAACAACCACCACCACCACACCACCACCACCATCATCCGCGACAACAATGGCAGTTTCTGCACTCCTGGAATTTTCGTTAATGGAATCTATGGAACCCAAAGAGAATCTTCATGTTCCTCCTACGCCAAAATACAATGCGACGACTAATCTAAATTCCATGGTGCCTCCTAGCTGCATGAAACTTATCAACGATTTGCAAAAGGAGATCCACAATACCTCCATTGAGAGGGAGACATTGAAGCTCGAAATGATGAGTGCTCAAACTATGATCGACATTCTACAATCGAAAATAGATTTTCTTAGCAAGGAAAACGAGAATCTAAAGAAGAGTAACCGAGACGTGTAG